Proteins from one Oscillatoria nigro-viridis PCC 7112 genomic window:
- a CDS encoding biotin--[acetyl-CoA-carboxylase] ligase has translation MSELPLTPVPATPEPDRPNLHHWLHSLDTCPSTNSWAHARAAQLHHGDAVFTRRQTSGRGQHGRTWHAPSGVLTVSFVLENLNPTLLPGLSLAAGLAVIYAIEDLVPDCRDMLRLKWPNDVWIDRRKLAGILCEATSGNALGKTRAVVGIGLNRCVDFAASGLDERDLGNAVSLHSIASTVPDELCLVDRLRHYLLELADMFSTTDKPASKSGLALLLPELRRRDALIGCPVAIELASETICGEAAGIDGCGRLLVCLAGDRIQAFTSGRVRLI, from the coding sequence TTGTCTGAATTGCCCTTAACTCCCGTGCCCGCAACCCCAGAACCCGATCGCCCAAACCTCCATCACTGGCTACACTCCTTGGATACCTGTCCGAGTACCAACAGTTGGGCTCACGCCCGCGCGGCCCAACTCCACCACGGAGATGCAGTATTTACTAGGCGACAAACCAGCGGGCGCGGCCAACACGGGCGCACCTGGCACGCCCCAAGCGGTGTCTTGACTGTTAGTTTTGTTCTGGAAAACCTCAACCCCACTCTGTTGCCCGGGCTCAGTTTAGCAGCGGGTTTAGCGGTGATTTACGCGATCGAAGATTTGGTTCCCGACTGTCGCGATATGCTGCGCCTGAAATGGCCAAACGATGTCTGGATCGATCGCCGGAAATTAGCCGGAATTCTCTGCGAAGCCACTTCGGGCAATGCTTTGGGCAAAACTCGCGCCGTTGTGGGAATTGGGCTCAACCGCTGCGTAGATTTCGCGGCTTCGGGATTGGATGAAAGGGATCTCGGCAATGCGGTAAGCTTGCATTCTATTGCTAGTACAGTACCAGATGAACTGTGTTTGGTCGATCGACTGCGGCACTATTTACTCGAACTAGCCGATATGTTTTCTACCACCGACAAGCCAGCCTCCAAGTCGGGTTTAGCGCTACTTTTGCCGGAATTGCGCCGCCGCGATGCGTTGATTGGCTGCCCGGTGGCGATCGAACTTGCGTCGGAAACCATCTGCGGAGAAGCCGCCGGCATTGACGGATGCGGCCGCTTGTTAGTATGCTTGGCGGGCGATCGAATACAAGCCTTTACCTCCGGCCGAGTTCGATTAATTTAA
- a CDS encoding homing endonuclease associated repeat-containing protein, with the protein MQITQDQLIKWFQEYYLSHGEVPALNKVRDKSIPCPVTHNTVVRKFGSWNNALKAAGLPLFVKPILAKEVVCFTCDRVFYKQRHRLQEGKPDFCSTSCAATYKNCHKNYGNRRSKLEDWIEEQLLNLYPEIEIYFNRKDAINAELDIYIPFLNLAFELNGIFHYEPIYGAEKLASIQNNDSRKFQACLEKGIELAFINCSQQKKFQKSTSQKYLNIITSIINSKVSDGPRTR; encoded by the coding sequence ATGCAAATCACTCAAGATCAACTAATAAAATGGTTCCAAGAATACTATCTGTCTCACGGTGAAGTTCCTGCCTTAAATAAAGTTAGAGATAAAAGTATTCCTTGCCCAGTAACACACAATACAGTTGTCAGAAAATTTGGAAGTTGGAATAATGCTTTGAAAGCAGCAGGCTTACCGTTATTTGTCAAACCAATCCTAGCGAAGGAAGTAGTTTGTTTTACCTGCGATCGGGTTTTTTATAAACAAAGACACCGACTACAAGAGGGCAAACCCGATTTTTGTTCAACTTCCTGTGCAGCCACTTACAAAAATTGCCATAAAAATTATGGAAATCGACGATCTAAGCTTGAAGATTGGATTGAGGAGCAGCTTTTAAACCTTTATCCAGAGATAGAAATTTATTTCAATCGCAAAGATGCCATAAATGCAGAGCTTGATATATACATTCCATTTCTAAATTTAGCTTTTGAGTTAAATGGCATTTTCCATTACGAGCCAATTTATGGGGCAGAAAAACTAGCGTCTATTCAAAATAATGATAGTCGCAAGTTTCAAGCCTGTTTAGAAAAGGGAATTGAATTAGCCTTTATTAACTGCTCTCAACAAAAAAAGTTTCAGAAATCCACCTCTCAAAAATACCTTAATATCATAACCTCCATTATCAATTCAAAGGTGTCCGACGGGCCTCGAACCCGCTAA
- a CDS encoding IS1634 family transposase produces MHQATELAVSNLDHLGLIAGLVDEIEIVQKINELVGEQPGEIVSPGLAVKAMIINGLGLVSAPLYLFPKFFEGKALEHLMGEGIQASHLNEYRLGRVLDKLYLAGSSQIFTTIAASAAQKFELDTETSHLDSTSFHLHGKYESELPSVSVIEPETALDSEDSEDSESTKPVSSAVPIKITYGYSRDRRPDLKQFILDLICSSDGDVPLFLRVGSGNESDRAIFASICQEFKQQLNLDSLMVADSALYSAPNLEMLTNLRWLTRVPLSIKQAQQLVSQLNEAEFTPSSVSGYSWSEHKSNYGGIEQRWLVVESSLRRDSDRQKLEKKLKKAQAEAENKLQELSKIEFACAADAAAAAHRLSKQLKFYNITQVSSKEITVKTNTNDPNAREKSSSKQRFKVQAKLEPDTGAIAKETKACGRFILATNVLETQQLEPDDMIVKYKEQQSAERGFGFLKDPLFFTDSVFLKSPERIEALALVMGLCLLVYTLGQRLLRHSLQRTNSQLKNQLGKQTNRPTLRWICQIFQSIHLVSLQGIQQISNLTAERMAILNLLPLSCKSYYLLI; encoded by the coding sequence GTGCATCAAGCAACTGAACTCGCCGTCTCTAACCTCGACCATCTTGGTTTAATAGCAGGTCTAGTTGATGAAATAGAAATTGTCCAAAAAATCAATGAGTTAGTAGGGGAACAACCGGGTGAGATTGTCAGTCCAGGTCTAGCAGTCAAAGCAATGATTATCAATGGGTTAGGGCTTGTTTCCGCTCCATTATACTTATTTCCTAAATTTTTTGAAGGCAAAGCGCTCGAACATTTAATGGGTGAAGGTATTCAAGCATCACACCTGAATGAATACCGTTTAGGTAGAGTATTAGACAAGCTATATTTAGCAGGCAGCAGCCAAATATTTACAACTATTGCCGCTTCAGCAGCTCAAAAATTTGAGCTCGATACAGAGACATCCCATTTAGATTCAACTTCCTTTCACCTGCATGGCAAATACGAATCCGAGCTACCATCTGTATCTGTTATCGAGCCAGAAACGGCGCTAGATAGCGAAGATAGCGAAGATAGCGAGTCAACTAAACCCGTGTCATCTGCCGTGCCAATTAAGATTACCTACGGCTACTCCCGCGATCGCAGACCCGACTTAAAACAATTCATTTTAGATTTAATTTGTAGTAGCGATGGAGATGTACCGCTATTTTTACGGGTGGGTTCGGGAAATGAATCAGATCGAGCCATATTCGCATCAATTTGTCAGGAGTTTAAACAACAGTTAAACCTTGACAGTTTAATGGTTGCAGATAGTGCATTATATTCAGCTCCTAACTTAGAAATGTTAACCAATTTAAGATGGTTAACCCGCGTACCGTTGAGTATCAAGCAAGCGCAGCAACTGGTATCTCAGTTAAATGAAGCAGAATTTACCCCCAGTTCTGTGAGTGGATATAGCTGGTCAGAACACAAAAGTAATTATGGTGGAATTGAACAAAGATGGCTAGTAGTAGAGAGCAGTTTGCGACGCGATTCAGACCGACAAAAACTCGAAAAAAAACTCAAAAAAGCCCAGGCTGAAGCTGAGAATAAACTGCAAGAACTCTCAAAAATTGAATTTGCTTGTGCCGCCGACGCTGCCGCCGCAGCTCATCGCTTATCCAAACAACTAAAATTTTACAATATCACCCAAGTTAGTAGCAAAGAAATTACAGTAAAGACTAATACTAACGATCCAAATGCTCGCGAGAAATCCAGCTCGAAACAGAGATTTAAAGTTCAAGCAAAACTGGAACCAGATACAGGTGCGATCGCCAAAGAAACCAAAGCCTGTGGCAGGTTTATTCTCGCCACTAATGTGCTGGAAACTCAGCAATTAGAGCCTGACGATATGATTGTGAAATACAAAGAACAGCAGTCAGCAGAAAGAGGGTTTGGGTTCTTGAAAGATCCGCTGTTTTTTACGGACAGTGTATTTCTCAAGTCGCCGGAAAGAATCGAAGCTTTGGCATTGGTAATGGGTTTGTGTTTGTTAGTCTATACTTTAGGTCAAAGGTTACTGCGTCACAGTTTGCAACGCACTAATTCCCAATTGAAAAATCAGTTGGGCAAACAAACTAATCGACCGACGCTCCGTTGGATTTGCCAGATATTTCAATCAATTCATCTGGTGAGCCTACAAGGGATTCAACAAATTTCTAATTTAACAGCCGAGCGAATGGCTATATTGAACTTGCTGCCGCTCTCCTGTAAGTCTTATTATTTATTAATCTGA
- a CDS encoding DIP1984 family protein, with translation MKLAEALILRADCQKRMEQLRARLTRSAKVQEGEEPPENPQALIRELDAGVQELEDLIKKINKTNSLTTLEDGVTLSDALAKRDALALKRGIYNSLVDASALRRDRYSRSEVKFFSTIDVGELQTQMDRMSRQYRELDTKIQQANWNTELID, from the coding sequence ATGAAACTAGCTGAAGCTTTAATTTTAAGAGCTGACTGTCAAAAAAGAATGGAACAACTGCGAGCCAGATTGACAAGAAGTGCTAAAGTACAGGAAGGAGAAGAACCTCCCGAAAATCCCCAAGCACTGATTAGGGAATTAGATGCAGGGGTGCAAGAACTGGAAGACTTAATTAAGAAAATTAACAAGACTAATTCGCTGACCACTCTGGAAGATGGAGTGACTTTATCGGATGCTTTAGCCAAGAGAGATGCTCTGGCGCTTAAGCGCGGCATCTACAATTCTTTAGTTGACGCAAGCGCTTTGAGGCGAGACCGCTATAGTCGATCGGAAGTCAAATTTTTCAGTACGATCGACGTGGGTGAACTGCAAACGCAAATGGATCGAATGTCTAGACAGTATCGGGAGTTAGATACTAAAATACAGCAAGCAAACTGGAATACTGAACTTATAGATTGA
- a CDS encoding radical SAM protein — protein MLLLYTRLFGYKLTRRESDVVRNQSNFNEFDADSEQTISGRFESTKKAEEIRKIKQVYHLERRFFQ, from the coding sequence ATGTTGTTACTTTATACGAGACTGTTCGGTTACAAACTGACTCGGCGCGAGTCAGATGTTGTACGAAATCAGTCTAATTTCAACGAATTTGATGCGGATTCAGAACAGACAATTTCTGGCAGATTTGAATCAACCAAAAAAGCTGAGGAAATCCGCAAAATCAAACAAGTTTATCATTTAGAACGGCGCTTCTTTCAGTAA
- a CDS encoding type II toxin-antitoxin system VapC family toxin, which produces MKYLIDTHILIWFVEGNARLDEDVRALIANPVNEIYISQASLWELTIKISIGKLSLSISVSELEIFLINQEFQIQETKFLHYDKLQNLPFYHQDPFDRLIISQAQAENYTIITHDDRFKQYDVKLL; this is translated from the coding sequence ATGAAATATCTAATTGACACTCACATTCTAATTTGGTTTGTTGAAGGTAACGCTCGGCTTGATGAAGATGTGCGAGCGTTGATTGCTAATCCTGTCAATGAAATTTATATCAGCCAAGCTAGTCTGTGGGAACTTACTATCAAAATCAGCATCGGTAAGTTGTCTTTGTCTATTTCTGTATCGGAGTTAGAAATATTTCTGATTAACCAGGAGTTTCAAATTCAAGAGACTAAGTTCCTTCATTACGATAAATTGCAAAATCTCCCTTTTTACCATCAAGATCCTTTCGATCGCCTAATTATTTCTCAAGCCCAAGCCGAAAATTATACTATCATTACACATGACGATAGGTTCAAACAGTACGATGTGAAGTTGTTGTAA
- a CDS encoding retroviral-like aspartic protease family protein, protein MLATDNTSMGKIITPLTVTNRADRNVAVRGFMPSDQIRSVNLNNVLVDTGATTLCLPSSIIAQLGLELLKEVDVETANGIGKARIFQDAKFFLLGREGTFECLELPGAMNPLLGVIPLEALGIELDLKNQRLITLPISPTQTYLTIL, encoded by the coding sequence ATGCTAGCAACTGACAACACCTCAATGGGAAAAATTATTACCCCATTGACCGTAACTAATCGTGCAGATCGGAATGTCGCAGTCCGAGGATTTATGCCTTCCGACCAAATCCGTTCTGTCAATTTAAATAATGTGCTAGTTGATACAGGGGCAACAACACTGTGCTTGCCTTCAAGTATCATTGCTCAACTCGGTTTAGAACTGCTGAAAGAAGTGGATGTAGAGACGGCTAATGGTATTGGGAAAGCCAGAATTTTTCAGGATGCTAAATTTTTTTTGCTAGGACGCGAAGGAACGTTTGAGTGTTTGGAATTGCCGGGAGCTATGAATCCTCTATTAGGCGTGATTCCTTTGGAAGCGTTGGGAATTGAATTAGACTTGAAAAATCAGCGGTTAATAACTTTACCCATCAGTCCAACGCAAACTTACTTGACAATTTTGTAG
- a CDS encoding 3'-5' exonuclease encodes MNLNNYHCYLVVDLEATCCDRQATIKQTEMEVIEIGAVMVEAKTLTIIDEFQSFIKPIRHPILTEFCKSLTSISQAQVDRAPTYPEAIALLKNWLSGYSNGVFGSWGDFDRQQFQQDSNFHKIPFPIAYPHVNLKQLFSQKQGLRKRHGMAKALTLAGLPLEGTHHRGIDDARNIAKLLPYILERKQLS; translated from the coding sequence ATGAATTTAAACAATTACCATTGCTATCTAGTGGTTGACCTTGAAGCAACCTGCTGCGATCGACAAGCAACTATAAAACAGACTGAAATGGAGGTTATTGAGATTGGAGCCGTTATGGTAGAAGCAAAAACGCTAACTATCATTGATGAATTTCAAAGCTTCATCAAACCTATTCGCCATCCTATCCTAACTGAATTCTGCAAATCGCTAACATCTATTTCTCAAGCACAAGTCGATCGAGCTCCGACTTACCCGGAAGCGATCGCACTTCTGAAAAACTGGCTGTCTGGTTACTCAAATGGTGTATTTGGTTCTTGGGGCGATTTCGACCGCCAACAATTTCAACAAGACAGCAACTTTCACAAAATACCTTTTCCCATTGCTTATCCTCATGTCAATCTCAAACAATTGTTTTCCCAAAAGCAAGGTTTGCGAAAACGTCATGGCATGGCAAAAGCTCTGACACTCGCGGGTTTACCGCTAGAAGGAACTCATCACCGAGGCATTGATGATGCGAGAAATATCGCCAAACTGTTGCCTTATATTCTGGAGCGAAAACAGTTGTCCTGA
- a CDS encoding GNAT family N-acetyltransferase, with protein sequence MMANLSARCYAGDRDLDAIAHLINTCESVDRLDEGTSISELQQEFNAPSLDIARDIRLWEDAEGKLIGFARLWISEPGEVIDGWLWFRVHPGARGGDVEAAAIAWGEVRMREVSAMRGARVKLRTYARAEDCDRISVLTSCGFKPDRYFYRMARSLSEPIPEPQFPQGFALRQFPGEQDAAAWVEMFNQSFIDHWNHHDLTVDKFKHELAKPDYRNDLDLIAVAGDGTFVAFCYCEISVQKCDRTGRNEGWIACLGTRRGFRKMGLGRAMLLAGLHRLKAAGVATAILGVDAENSSGALRLYESAGFHNIRDSISYVKDV encoded by the coding sequence ATGATGGCAAATCTCTCGGCGCGGTGCTATGCGGGCGATCGCGATTTAGATGCGATCGCCCATTTAATCAATACTTGCGAATCAGTCGATCGGCTCGATGAAGGCACTTCCATCTCGGAACTACAACAAGAATTTAACGCACCGTCCCTAGATATAGCGCGCGATATCCGCCTTTGGGAAGATGCGGAAGGAAAATTAATCGGTTTCGCTCGGTTGTGGATTTCTGAGCCTGGGGAAGTAATTGACGGCTGGCTGTGGTTTCGCGTCCACCCAGGTGCGCGCGGAGGCGATGTGGAAGCAGCCGCGATCGCCTGGGGTGAAGTGCGGATGCGCGAAGTGTCTGCGATGCGGGGCGCGCGCGTGAAGCTGCGAACCTACGCTCGCGCTGAGGATTGCGATCGCATTTCTGTGCTGACAAGTTGCGGTTTTAAGCCCGATCGCTATTTTTACCGAATGGCGCGATCGCTCTCTGAACCCATCCCTGAACCGCAATTCCCACAAGGTTTTGCCCTGCGTCAGTTCCCCGGCGAACAGGATGCGGCAGCTTGGGTAGAAATGTTCAACCAGTCGTTTATCGATCACTGGAATCATCACGATTTAACGGTGGATAAATTTAAGCACGAGTTAGCTAAACCCGATTACAGAAATGATTTAGACTTGATTGCTGTTGCTGGTGACGGCACATTTGTCGCTTTTTGTTACTGCGAAATTAGCGTGCAAAAGTGCGATCGTACCGGGCGCAATGAAGGCTGGATTGCTTGTCTCGGCACTAGGCGCGGCTTCCGCAAAATGGGATTGGGACGAGCGATGTTGCTGGCGGGTTTGCATCGACTGAAAGCTGCCGGTGTCGCTACTGCTATTCTCGGCGTCGATGCTGAAAATTCCTCCGGTGCATTGCGTCTTTACGAGTCTGCTGGCTTCCACAATATTCGCGACAGCATTTCCTATGTTAAGGATGTTTAA
- a CDS encoding VWA domain-containing protein, whose amino-acid sequence MNMNTAERDLRLEMLNSLLTTPHRQLEKVAEIHKLIIELDPIFYGHLAVWYQRHGDVRDHKEVFAGNLLTSALTEHRDAGFMMLQEFPPYEVSRIVDFMKRHQNKVPRSARTAVTRYLKSREKNAQFFDRAAIRNRKAMKHLYATLHVKPSDRANAILFKDNPPADSLAFVLKQLAKAATPAEQANLIVEYKIPYAIAVGAIGQLTPTVLAALINSMSPQEVINNLKSIQSRGAMDNAEVKQLIDSKLDEAAKCDRVSAYKASVAGAGANFDAATAAKLEAVTNEQVKKRGKIAKATALLIDKSGSMESAIEVGKRLAALISGISEAALFVYAFDTMPYPVEANGSELTDWERAFKHIRAGGGTSCGCAVEAMRIKKQVVEQFILVTDEGENAAPYFADAYQNYCRSLGVNPDVVIVRVGSWCEYVQKQLKDKQVSVETFTFAGDYYSLPNLVPMLSRPSRLELLMEILDTSLPVRDDK is encoded by the coding sequence ATGAATATGAATACAGCCGAGCGCGATTTACGTTTGGAAATGCTCAACAGTCTGCTCACAACTCCGCACCGTCAATTAGAAAAAGTAGCAGAAATTCACAAGTTAATTATCGAATTAGACCCAATATTTTACGGTCATTTAGCGGTGTGGTATCAGCGTCACGGCGACGTGCGCGATCACAAGGAAGTTTTTGCCGGAAATTTACTGACTTCGGCGCTGACGGAACACCGAGATGCCGGTTTTATGATGCTGCAAGAGTTCCCTCCCTACGAGGTTTCGCGGATTGTGGACTTTATGAAGCGGCACCAGAATAAGGTGCCCCGCAGCGCGCGCACTGCTGTCACTCGCTATCTGAAATCGCGGGAAAAGAATGCACAGTTTTTCGATCGCGCCGCCATCCGCAACCGCAAGGCGATGAAGCATTTGTACGCAACGCTGCACGTCAAGCCGAGCGATCGCGCTAACGCTATTCTCTTCAAAGACAATCCGCCGGCAGACTCTCTGGCATTCGTTTTGAAGCAGTTGGCGAAGGCGGCGACACCTGCGGAACAGGCGAATTTGATTGTTGAGTACAAAATTCCGTATGCGATCGCAGTTGGTGCGATCGGACAGCTAACGCCAACAGTTTTGGCCGCGCTGATTAACTCGATGTCGCCGCAGGAAGTCATCAACAATTTGAAATCGATTCAGTCGCGCGGCGCGATGGATAACGCTGAAGTCAAGCAGTTGATTGACTCGAAGCTGGATGAAGCCGCCAAGTGCGATCGGGTTTCTGCTTACAAAGCGAGTGTTGCGGGCGCGGGCGCGAACTTCGACGCAGCAACGGCGGCGAAGCTGGAAGCGGTGACAAACGAACAGGTGAAGAAGCGCGGCAAGATTGCGAAAGCAACTGCTTTGTTGATTGACAAGTCTGGTTCGATGGAAAGTGCGATCGAAGTTGGGAAGCGTCTGGCTGCTTTGATTTCCGGCATTTCCGAGGCTGCACTGTTCGTTTATGCCTTTGACACCATGCCGTATCCAGTGGAAGCAAACGGCAGCGAATTGACAGACTGGGAACGCGCTTTCAAGCACATTCGCGCTGGCGGCGGCACAAGTTGCGGTTGCGCGGTGGAAGCAATGCGGATTAAAAAGCAGGTTGTCGAGCAATTCATTCTGGTAACAGATGAAGGCGAAAACGCTGCACCTTATTTTGCCGATGCTTATCAGAATTACTGCCGCAGTTTGGGGGTAAATCCTGATGTTGTGATTGTGCGAGTTGGTTCTTGGTGCGAATATGTCCAGAAGCAATTGAAGGACAAACAAGTATCGGTGGAAACCTTTACGTTTGCCGGCGATTACTACTCCTTGCCGAATTTAGTGCCGATGTTGAGCCGTCCTTCGCGGCTGGAATTGTTGATGGAAATTCTCGACACGTCGCTGCCTGTGAGGGATGATAAGTAA
- a CDS encoding dihydrofolate reductase family protein produces MRKLKYYVACTVDGFIAREDGSFDCFPMSGEHFADLFDSFPETFPAHFQEARGLRAENKQFDAVLMGRKTYEVGLNVGVTNPYPSLKQYVFSRTMKASPDENIELVSENPVALVKELKKETGKDIWLCGGGALAATLFSEIDEMIVKLNPVVIGSGIPLFSRALHPTNLELADRQIYSNGFMLLHYRVKH; encoded by the coding sequence ATGCGAAAACTAAAATATTACGTTGCTTGCACCGTTGACGGGTTTATTGCTCGCGAGGATGGCTCATTTGATTGTTTTCCTATGTCAGGAGAGCATTTCGCTGATTTGTTCGATTCCTTTCCTGAAACTTTTCCGGCTCACTTTCAGGAAGCACGAGGCCTTCGTGCAGAAAATAAGCAGTTTGATGCGGTTTTGATGGGACGAAAAACCTATGAGGTAGGGCTAAATGTTGGTGTAACTAATCCTTATCCCAGCTTAAAGCAGTATGTTTTTTCACGCACTATGAAAGCCAGTCCCGATGAGAATATTGAACTTGTTTCGGAAAATCCTGTGGCCTTGGTTAAGGAATTGAAAAAAGAAACGGGTAAAGACATCTGGCTCTGCGGTGGTGGCGCTTTAGCAGCCACTCTTTTTTCTGAGATTGACGAGATGATTGTCAAGTTAAATCCGGTAGTTATCGGCTCGGGAATTCCTCTTTTTTCCCGTGCACTCCATCCGACAAATTTAGAACTTGCCGATCGCCAAATCTACAGCAACGGTTTCATGTTGCTACATTATCGAGTGAAGCATTAG
- the tuf gene encoding elongation factor Tu yields MSRTKFERNKPHVNVGTIGHVDHGKTTLTAAITMTLAAQGRAKAKKYDEIDAAPEEKQRGITINTAHVEYETGDRHYAHVDCPGHADYVKNMIVGAAQMDGAILVVSAADGSMPQTREHILLARQVGVPKLVVFLNKKDMVEDAEILELVELEIRELLSSYGFPGDDIPIVAGSALKALEKMTANPKIQRGEDEWVDGIYNLMDAVDDWISTPDRDIDKPFLMAVEDVFSIKGRGTVATGKIERGKIKVGDTVELVGIHNTRTITVIGVEMFQQILDEGMAGDNVGLLLRGIQKDEIERGMVLAKPGSIQPHTEFASEVYILSEKEGGRRTPFFAGYRPQFYVRTTDVTGTIASFTADDGRAIDMAVPGDRVNMSVKLLQPIAIEQNMRFAIREGNRTVGAGVVSHILK; encoded by the coding sequence ATGTCACGCACCAAATTTGAACGGAACAAACCCCACGTAAATGTCGGTACAATCGGTCACGTTGACCACGGCAAAACAACCCTAACAGCGGCGATTACAATGACGCTGGCTGCACAGGGTCGGGCCAAGGCTAAAAAGTACGATGAAATCGATGCTGCACCGGAAGAAAAACAGCGGGGAATCACGATTAATACGGCTCACGTTGAGTATGAAACAGGCGATCGCCATTACGCTCACGTTGATTGTCCGGGTCACGCTGATTACGTGAAAAACATGATCGTGGGTGCCGCTCAAATGGATGGTGCAATCCTCGTCGTATCGGCTGCAGATGGCTCGATGCCTCAAACTCGCGAACATATCTTGTTAGCGCGGCAAGTGGGTGTGCCGAAGTTGGTTGTCTTTTTGAATAAGAAAGATATGGTGGAGGATGCGGAAATTTTGGAGTTGGTCGAGTTAGAAATTCGCGAACTTCTCAGTTCTTACGGTTTCCCGGGCGATGATATTCCAATTGTCGCAGGTTCGGCACTGAAAGCGCTGGAAAAGATGACCGCTAATCCGAAAATACAGCGCGGCGAGGATGAGTGGGTTGATGGCATTTACAATTTGATGGATGCGGTAGATGACTGGATTTCTACGCCCGATCGCGATATTGACAAACCTTTTCTGATGGCTGTTGAAGATGTGTTCTCGATCAAAGGTCGGGGAACTGTCGCAACGGGCAAAATCGAGCGGGGTAAAATCAAAGTCGGCGATACTGTGGAATTGGTGGGAATCCACAACACTCGCACGATAACTGTGATCGGTGTTGAAATGTTCCAGCAAATTCTGGATGAAGGAATGGCTGGAGATAATGTCGGTTTGTTGCTTCGCGGCATCCAAAAAGACGAAATTGAGCGGGGGATGGTGCTTGCTAAACCCGGTTCAATTCAACCTCACACTGAATTCGCTTCTGAGGTTTACATACTTTCGGAAAAAGAAGGAGGCCGCCGCACTCCTTTCTTTGCGGGATATCGCCCTCAATTCTACGTGCGGACAACGGATGTTACTGGTACGATCGCATCTTTTACGGCTGATGACGGGAGGGCGATCGACATGGCTGTTCCGGGCGATCGGGTTAATATGAGTGTGAAGTTGTTGCAGCCGATCGCGATCGAACAAAATATGCGTTTTGCCATCCGCGAAGGCAATCGTACTGTCGGTGCCGGTGTCGTCTCCCACATTCTGAAATAG
- a CDS encoding TIGR02452 family protein produces MRRIAIAQDTLKIIEAGYYCSPEGKRIELVQKIAYCVEQTKCYEPDALSKIAQGVLSGTPLFSNIEFEVRNETTLMGAERMARGQQFQKIGVLNFASAKNPGGGFLKGAQAQEESLARSSALYKSILKCRDHYEFHRSHDSLLYSDRMLYSPDCPVFRKDDGTLLETPYVVDFITSPAPNAGELWRKQSQDAEKIREVLYERGAKLLSLAIYNGCDALVLGAWGCGVFKNNPATVAQMFADLLLPNGQFWGRVKSILFSILDSSEQSKIFAEFHSRFISGN; encoded by the coding sequence ATGAGACGGATTGCGATCGCTCAAGACACACTAAAAATTATTGAAGCAGGCTACTACTGCTCTCCTGAAGGTAAACGCATTGAACTTGTTCAAAAAATAGCATACTGTGTTGAACAGACAAAATGCTATGAACCCGACGCTCTTTCTAAGATCGCACAAGGCGTTCTTTCTGGTACTCCCCTATTCTCAAACATTGAATTTGAAGTGAGGAATGAGACGACTTTGATGGGAGCAGAACGTATGGCAAGAGGACAACAGTTTCAAAAAATAGGAGTCCTTAATTTTGCTTCTGCTAAAAATCCTGGTGGTGGATTTCTCAAAGGCGCACAAGCTCAAGAAGAGAGTTTAGCACGCAGTTCTGCTCTTTACAAAAGTATCTTGAAATGTCGCGACCACTACGAATTTCATCGCTCTCATGATTCGCTCCTGTACTCAGATAGGATGCTCTATTCACCTGATTGTCCTGTTTTCCGAAAAGACGATGGAACGCTATTAGAAACACCTTATGTTGTTGATTTCATCACAAGTCCAGCTCCTAATGCTGGTGAACTTTGGAGAAAACAATCCCAGGATGCTGAAAAAATACGCGAAGTTCTGTATGAACGCGGCGCAAAATTGTTGAGCCTAGCTATTTATAATGGCTGCGACGCTCTAGTTTTGGGAGCTTGGGGATGTGGTGTATTTAAAAATAATCCAGCAACGGTTGCCCAAATGTTTGCAGATTTATTGTTGCCCAATGGTCAATTTTGGGGAAGAGTAAAAAGCATCTTATTTTCTATACTTGACTCTTCTGAACAATCAAAAATATTTGCAGAATTCCATAGTAGATTTATCTCGGGCAACTAA